From a single Arthrobacter sp. SLBN-112 genomic region:
- a CDS encoding DNA polymerase III subunit alpha yields the protein MSFTHLHVSTAFSAHYGVSWPEELALAAAAGGATALACTDRDGLYGTIKHLKACMAAGIDPIVGVDLAVFDDDGDHRTQVAGRVVVLARGNNHGAGYRALCRLVSDAHARTSGKAGGAVPAAVTRAELASRTLDPQTLKPVLTVLIGPDSDVGRAMGGRRYLRPRTLFKQWLDAMPAGTVVAEIVSQLSAPGSPFSTAHAVRMLRLAEEHHVPAILTNAVRYCAADGAPTADVLDSARTLKSLPELAGEPLLQPTGQGWLKSPEQMLGLGKEIISAAGYGAADLKQLMAQTEALADLCRIDPTTDMGWKQPVVPEASVIGISQDPHAELIQRCHAGIDRRFPGISGMREQEMLSRLEHELGIINTLGFSSYFLTVAEVSRMIQDMGVRAAARGSGASSLVNYLIEVSHVNPLQHDLIFERFLSNDRATLPDIDIDVESAERHNVYRRIFDRFGSERVTLMSMQNGYRARGAVRDAGLALGMDDGEVGEIAKQLWRFSARKFREALQEKPELREFAGRVEQRDTDGNQQLDLLVDLTERLDRLPRHISMHPCGVILGDATLLDRTPVQPSGLGLPMSQFDKHDMDPMGMLKLDVLGVRMQSAMAFAVREIIRIHPSKEEVVEAGKHPAGPSGTGPDYIAGDGLIDLNAVPLDDEATYELIRSTHTLGCFQIESPGQRELIGKMAPREFNDLIIDISLFRPGPMKSDMVRPFLEHRHGFAPEVYPHPDLKPVLQETHGVTVFHEQILKTLDIMTGCGLAKADEFRRALSNETGEAQVEEYFRRNAKARGYTPEVVDKVWGTLKSFASFGFCKAHGAAFAVPTYQSAWLKTHHPEAFLAGLWEHDPGMYPKRLLVAEARRLGIPILPLDINRSKAEYRVERIDSGRDAGRLGIRLSLNGIYGLSAAELKRTVAGQPYDSLADLRARSRLSKPSIRRLAQLGAFDALHKEAGGAANRADLVHHLQQLQSANGARKGVDVLEGQLSLPLGDIELRNIKPGLPAPTLVENVRAELDLMAVDVSTHLMDSHRPLLERLGVTTADKLLSLRNGTEVLVAGVRVATQTPPMRGGRRVVFISIDDGTGCVDSVFFHEAQENAGPLLFGTRLLLIRGTTRRTGPRGISISASMAWDLSRTEALPFPEATPAAAQDGPHPLDGISRTLAITGFNG from the coding sequence ATGAGTTTTACCCACCTTCACGTCTCCACGGCATTCAGTGCCCACTACGGCGTCTCCTGGCCTGAAGAGCTGGCACTGGCGGCCGCGGCCGGCGGCGCCACTGCCCTGGCCTGCACCGACCGGGACGGCCTGTACGGCACCATCAAGCACCTTAAGGCATGCATGGCGGCGGGCATCGACCCCATTGTGGGGGTGGACCTGGCAGTTTTTGACGACGACGGCGATCACCGCACGCAGGTAGCCGGCAGGGTGGTGGTGCTTGCCCGCGGCAACAACCATGGTGCCGGGTACCGTGCGCTGTGCCGGCTGGTATCCGATGCCCACGCCAGGACTTCAGGGAAAGCCGGCGGCGCCGTGCCGGCCGCCGTCACCCGCGCCGAACTGGCTTCCCGCACCCTTGACCCCCAAACCCTCAAGCCGGTGCTGACCGTCCTGATTGGTCCGGATTCCGACGTCGGACGGGCCATGGGAGGCCGGCGCTACCTGCGTCCCCGGACCCTGTTCAAGCAGTGGCTGGATGCGATGCCTGCAGGAACTGTAGTGGCGGAAATCGTCTCCCAGCTCAGCGCTCCGGGGAGTCCGTTCAGCACCGCTCATGCAGTCCGCATGCTCAGGCTCGCCGAGGAACACCACGTACCCGCAATCCTCACCAACGCCGTCAGGTACTGTGCCGCGGACGGCGCACCAACCGCCGATGTCCTGGACTCTGCCCGGACGCTGAAGTCCCTTCCGGAACTGGCAGGGGAACCGCTCCTGCAGCCAACCGGACAGGGATGGCTGAAATCCCCAGAACAGATGCTGGGGCTGGGAAAGGAAATCATTTCCGCTGCCGGTTATGGTGCCGCAGACCTCAAACAGCTGATGGCGCAAACAGAGGCGCTCGCCGATCTCTGCCGGATAGACCCCACCACTGATATGGGGTGGAAACAGCCCGTAGTTCCTGAGGCGTCTGTCATTGGCATCAGCCAGGACCCGCATGCCGAACTGATCCAGCGCTGCCATGCAGGGATCGACAGGCGTTTCCCGGGGATCTCCGGTATGCGGGAACAGGAGATGCTGTCCCGGCTGGAGCATGAGCTTGGCATCATCAACACCCTCGGTTTCTCTTCCTATTTCCTGACGGTGGCGGAGGTGTCCCGGATGATCCAGGACATGGGGGTCAGGGCGGCTGCCAGGGGATCCGGTGCCTCCAGCCTGGTCAACTACCTGATCGAGGTCAGCCATGTAAATCCCCTCCAGCACGACCTGATTTTCGAGCGTTTCCTCTCCAACGACCGTGCCACGCTGCCGGATATAGACATTGATGTTGAGAGCGCCGAACGCCACAACGTGTACCGCAGGATTTTTGACCGGTTCGGTTCAGAGCGGGTCACCCTGATGAGCATGCAAAACGGATACCGGGCGCGGGGGGCTGTCCGCGACGCCGGGCTGGCACTGGGCATGGACGACGGCGAGGTGGGGGAGATCGCCAAGCAGTTGTGGCGCTTTTCCGCCCGGAAGTTCCGTGAAGCCCTGCAGGAAAAACCCGAACTCCGTGAGTTTGCCGGCAGGGTGGAGCAGCGCGACACTGACGGGAACCAGCAGCTTGACCTGCTGGTGGACCTCACCGAACGCCTGGACCGGCTGCCCCGCCACATCTCCATGCACCCCTGCGGGGTGATCCTGGGTGATGCCACGCTCCTGGACCGCACCCCGGTCCAGCCAAGCGGCCTCGGGCTGCCCATGAGCCAGTTCGACAAACACGACATGGACCCCATGGGCATGCTCAAACTCGATGTCCTGGGCGTGCGCATGCAAAGCGCCATGGCCTTCGCGGTCCGGGAGATCATCCGCATCCATCCCAGCAAGGAAGAGGTGGTGGAAGCGGGAAAGCATCCGGCAGGGCCTAGCGGCACAGGGCCTGACTACATCGCCGGGGACGGCCTGATCGACCTCAATGCCGTCCCCCTCGACGACGAAGCCACTTATGAACTGATCAGAAGCACGCATACCCTTGGCTGCTTCCAGATTGAATCCCCGGGGCAGCGGGAACTGATTGGGAAGATGGCGCCCCGGGAGTTCAACGACCTCATCATCGATATTTCGCTGTTCCGTCCCGGACCCATGAAATCCGACATGGTGCGGCCCTTCCTGGAGCACCGGCACGGGTTCGCCCCGGAGGTCTATCCCCACCCGGATCTCAAGCCGGTGCTGCAGGAAACCCATGGGGTCACGGTGTTCCACGAACAGATCCTGAAGACCCTCGACATCATGACCGGCTGCGGGCTGGCAAAGGCGGACGAGTTCCGCCGGGCGTTGAGCAATGAGACCGGTGAAGCCCAGGTGGAGGAGTACTTCCGGCGGAACGCCAAGGCCAGGGGGTACACCCCGGAGGTGGTGGACAAAGTATGGGGGACTTTGAAGTCCTTTGCCAGTTTCGGCTTCTGCAAAGCCCATGGTGCTGCCTTCGCCGTCCCCACTTACCAGTCCGCATGGTTGAAGACACACCACCCTGAAGCGTTCCTTGCCGGCTTGTGGGAGCACGATCCCGGGATGTATCCCAAGAGGCTGCTGGTGGCCGAAGCACGCCGGCTGGGCATCCCCATCCTTCCCCTGGACATCAACCGGAGCAAAGCAGAATACCGGGTGGAGCGGATTGATTCCGGCCGGGACGCCGGAAGACTTGGGATACGGCTCAGCCTGAACGGCATCTACGGGCTGTCCGCTGCCGAATTGAAGCGGACAGTTGCCGGCCAGCCGTATGACTCCCTGGCAGACCTCCGCGCGCGCTCGCGGCTCAGCAAGCCAAGCATCCGGCGGCTCGCGCAGCTGGGGGCCTTTGATGCCCTGCACAAGGAGGCCGGGGGAGCAGCAAACCGGGCAGACCTGGTGCACCACCTGCAGCAGCTCCAGTCGGCCAACGGCGCCCGTAAGGGGGTGGACGTGCTGGAAGGGCAACTGTCCCTTCCCCTGGGCGATATTGAACTGCGCAACATCAAGCCCGGGCTCCCTGCCCCCACGCTGGTGGAAAACGTCCGGGCGGAACTTGACCTCATGGCCGTGGATGTCAGTACGCACCTGATGGACAGCCACCGTCCCCTGCTTGAAAGGCTGGGCGTCACCACTGCCGATAAACTCCTCAGCCTGCGCAACGGGACAGAAGTGCTGGTGGCAGGAGTGCGGGTTGCCACCCAGACCCCACCCATGCGTGGCGGCAGGAGGGTGGTGTTCATCAGCATCGACGACGGCACGGGCTGCGTCGATTCCGTCTTCTTCCACGAAGCCCAGGAAAATGCAGGGCCGCTTCTGTTCGGAACCCGCCTGTTGTTGATCCGCGGCACTACCCGAAGGACCGGCCCCCGCGGGATCAGCATCAGCGCAAGCATGGCCTGGGACCTGAGCCGGACGGAGGCATTGCCCTTCCCGGAGGCCACACCGGCTGCTGCCCAGGACGGCCCGCATCCCCTGGACGGCATCAGCAGGACACTGGCCATCACGGGTTTTAACGGGTGA
- the thrS gene encoding threonine--tRNA ligase codes for MSDAQQITLLVDGEETKVTTGTTGAELFFERRDVVVARVNGELKDLDQELPEGAEVEGVTIDSPDGLNVLRHSTAHVMAQAVQQLRPDAKLGIGPYITDGFYFDFDVAEPFTPEDLKTLEKMMLKIVNQNQKFVRRVVSEDEAREAMKNEPYKLELLGKKNDAAEAGEGVNVEVGAGDITIYDNVERKEGTTVWCDLCRGPHLPNTKMISNAFALTRSSSAYWLGNQKNQQLQRIYGTAWPTKDALKAYQERIAEAERRDHRKLGSELDLFSFPDELGSGLPVFHPKGGIIRKEMEDYSRQRHVEAGYEFVYTPHITKGHLYEVSGHLDWYKDGMFPAMHVDAELNEDGTVRKPGQDYYLKPMNCPMHNLIFRSRGRSYRELPLRLFEFGSVYRYEKSGVVHGLTRVRGMTQDDAHIYCTREQMKDELTKTLTFVLDLLKDYGLNDFYLELSTKDPEKYVGDDAAWEEATRTLSEVAQESGLELVPDPGGAAFYGPKISVQAKDALGRTWQMSTIQLDFNLPERFELEFQAADGSRQRPVMIHRALFGSVERFMGVLTEHYAGAFPAWLAPVQVVGIPVAEAFNEYMFDVVDQLKAEGIRAEVDTSTDRFPKKIRTASKDKIPFVLIAGGDDAEAGAVSFRFRDGSQDNGVPVAEAVKRITDAVRNRTS; via the coding sequence GTGTCAGATGCCCAGCAGATCACCCTTCTCGTCGATGGCGAAGAGACCAAGGTGACTACCGGGACAACCGGTGCGGAACTCTTCTTTGAGCGCCGTGACGTCGTTGTGGCCCGCGTTAACGGTGAACTGAAGGACCTTGACCAGGAACTGCCCGAAGGTGCCGAGGTGGAAGGCGTCACCATTGATTCCCCCGATGGCTTGAACGTCCTGCGCCACTCCACCGCCCACGTCATGGCCCAGGCCGTGCAGCAGCTGCGTCCCGACGCCAAGCTGGGCATCGGCCCCTACATTACCGACGGCTTCTACTTCGACTTCGACGTTGCCGAGCCCTTCACCCCCGAGGACCTCAAGACCCTCGAAAAGATGATGCTCAAGATCGTCAACCAGAACCAGAAATTCGTCCGCCGCGTCGTCTCCGAGGACGAGGCCCGCGAAGCCATGAAGAACGAGCCCTACAAGCTCGAACTCCTGGGAAAGAAGAACGACGCCGCTGAGGCCGGCGAGGGCGTCAACGTGGAGGTCGGCGCCGGCGACATCACCATCTACGACAACGTGGAGCGCAAGGAAGGCACCACCGTCTGGTGCGACCTCTGCCGCGGCCCGCACCTGCCCAACACCAAGATGATCTCCAACGCCTTCGCGCTGACCCGTTCGTCGTCGGCCTACTGGCTGGGCAACCAGAAGAACCAGCAGCTGCAGCGCATCTACGGCACCGCCTGGCCCACCAAGGACGCCTTGAAGGCCTACCAGGAGCGCATTGCCGAGGCCGAGCGCCGCGACCACCGCAAGCTCGGTTCGGAGCTGGACCTCTTCTCCTTCCCCGACGAGCTGGGCTCCGGCCTGCCGGTCTTCCACCCCAAGGGCGGCATCATCCGCAAGGAGATGGAGGACTACTCGCGCCAGCGGCACGTCGAGGCCGGCTACGAGTTCGTCTACACCCCGCACATCACCAAGGGCCACCTGTACGAGGTCTCCGGGCACCTGGACTGGTACAAGGACGGCATGTTCCCCGCCATGCATGTGGACGCGGAACTCAATGAGGACGGCACCGTGCGCAAGCCCGGCCAGGACTATTACCTGAAGCCGATGAACTGCCCCATGCACAACCTCATCTTCCGCTCCCGCGGCCGGTCCTACCGCGAGCTGCCGCTGCGGCTGTTCGAGTTCGGTTCGGTCTACCGCTACGAGAAGTCCGGCGTGGTGCACGGCCTCACCCGCGTCCGCGGCATGACACAGGACGACGCCCACATCTACTGCACCCGCGAGCAGATGAAGGACGAGCTCACCAAGACCCTGACCTTCGTCCTGGACCTGCTCAAGGACTACGGGCTGAATGACTTCTACCTGGAGTTGTCCACCAAGGACCCGGAGAAGTACGTTGGCGACGACGCCGCCTGGGAGGAAGCCACCAGGACCCTTTCCGAGGTGGCCCAGGAGTCCGGGCTGGAACTGGTGCCCGATCCGGGTGGAGCCGCGTTCTACGGTCCCAAGATTTCCGTGCAGGCCAAGGACGCGCTGGGCCGAACCTGGCAGATGTCCACCATCCAGCTGGACTTCAACCTGCCCGAGCGCTTCGAGCTGGAATTCCAGGCCGCTGACGGCAGCCGGCAGCGTCCGGTGATGATCCACCGCGCGCTCTTCGGCTCGGTGGAGCGGTTCATGGGCGTCCTCACCGAGCACTACGCCGGAGCGTTCCCCGCGTGGCTGGCTCCGGTCCAGGTGGTGGGCATCCCCGTAGCGGAGGCGTTCAACGAGTACATGTTCGACGTCGTCGACCAGCTTAAGGCGGAGGGTATCCGCGCCGAGGTGGACACTTCCACGGACCGGTTCCCCAAGAAGATCCGCACCGCCAGCAAGGACAAAATCCCGTTCGTGCTGATCGCCGGCGGCGACGATGCGGAGGCGGGCGCAGTTTCATTCCGTTTCCGCGACGGCAGCCAAGACAACGGCGTGCCTGTTGCGGAAGCAGTCAAGCGGATCACCGACGCCGTCCGCAACCGGACCAGCTAG
- a CDS encoding SOS response-associated peptidase, with protein MCGRYVMARAVGDLLAEFDAELENEVNIPPSWNVAPTDAVPIVLERLVDDSAAPRQVRQLHVARWGLVPSWAKDPGIGSRMINARSESVLEKPAFRKAVQSRRCAVPADGYYEWKQGPGKSKQPYYVHPGKDHGLVFAGLYEWWKDPSVAEGDPGRWLLSTSILTADTPPPGSESTIFGKLTELHDRVPLPMDRETMEAWLDPQADDAAGLVDLVRSGVKNAAADWTVDSVGKEVGNVRNNGPELIRPVEALF; from the coding sequence ATGTGTGGACGCTACGTAATGGCACGTGCCGTGGGGGACCTCCTGGCCGAATTCGATGCCGAGCTGGAGAACGAGGTCAACATTCCGCCGTCGTGGAATGTGGCCCCGACCGATGCCGTACCCATCGTGCTGGAGCGCCTGGTTGATGACAGTGCCGCGCCCCGGCAGGTACGCCAGCTGCACGTGGCGCGCTGGGGCCTGGTCCCGTCCTGGGCCAAGGATCCCGGCATCGGCTCCCGCATGATCAATGCCCGGAGCGAGTCGGTGCTGGAAAAACCGGCGTTCCGGAAGGCGGTCCAGTCCCGGCGCTGCGCGGTCCCGGCCGATGGCTATTACGAATGGAAGCAGGGTCCGGGAAAGTCGAAGCAGCCGTACTACGTGCACCCGGGCAAGGACCACGGGCTGGTCTTCGCAGGTCTTTACGAGTGGTGGAAGGACCCGTCCGTCGCCGAAGGGGATCCGGGCCGCTGGCTGCTCTCAACGTCCATCCTTACGGCAGACACACCGCCCCCGGGCTCGGAGTCAACCATTTTCGGGAAGCTGACGGAGCTGCACGACCGCGTCCCCCTGCCCATGGACAGGGAGACCATGGAAGCGTGGCTGGACCCGCAGGCGGATGACGCCGCCGGGCTCGTGGACCTGGTGCGGTCCGGGGTTAAGAATGCCGCCGCCGACTGGACGGTGGATTCCGTCGGCAAGGAAGTGGGCAATGTCCGCAACAACGGCCCGGAACTGATCCGCCCGGTGGAAGCCCTGTTCTAG
- a CDS encoding lipoate--protein ligase family protein, with translation MHHTGTGLRTLTVVRQDVSLGAGRDLEFGLELLARARGGGIGPTLRLYRPAPTVAFGQRDTRLPGFDAAAQACRDNGFEPLVRRAGGRAAAYHQGTLVVDHIEPDADAVAGSKTRFGYFGELFAQALRSVRVQAAVGEIPGEYCPGEFSVHGTDPAENSRRVKLVGTAQRVVSGGWLFSSVIVVEDSAPIRKVLTETYAALGLDWDPATAGAANDLVPGLDVAAVEQALLETYAGHAALETASFSSLGA, from the coding sequence ATGCACCACACCGGTACTGGACTCCGCACGCTCACCGTGGTGCGGCAGGACGTGTCCCTTGGCGCGGGCCGCGACCTCGAATTCGGCCTGGAGCTCTTGGCCCGGGCCAGGGGCGGCGGCATTGGCCCCACCCTGCGGCTGTACCGCCCCGCTCCCACCGTTGCGTTCGGGCAGCGGGACACCCGCCTGCCCGGCTTCGACGCGGCAGCCCAGGCCTGCAGGGACAACGGCTTCGAACCCCTGGTCCGGCGGGCAGGCGGACGCGCAGCTGCATACCATCAGGGCACCCTGGTGGTGGACCATATCGAGCCGGACGCGGACGCCGTCGCCGGTTCCAAAACCAGGTTTGGCTACTTTGGTGAACTGTTTGCGCAGGCGCTGCGGAGCGTCCGGGTGCAGGCGGCGGTGGGGGAAATCCCGGGGGAGTACTGTCCCGGTGAATTCAGCGTGCATGGAACGGACCCGGCGGAGAACTCCCGGCGGGTGAAACTGGTGGGTACAGCGCAGCGCGTGGTCTCCGGCGGATGGCTCTTCAGCTCAGTCATTGTGGTGGAGGATTCCGCGCCGATCCGCAAGGTGCTTACCGAGACCTATGCTGCACTCGGCCTGGACTGGGATCCTGCCACCGCCGGCGCCGCCAACGATCTGGTCCCCGGCCTGGACGTGGCAGCCGTTGAGCAGGCCCTGCTGGAAACATATGCGGGCCATGCCGCCCTGGAAACTGCTTCGTTCAGCAGCCTGGGGGCATGA
- a CDS encoding DUF6504 family protein, whose protein sequence is MGMFSESVDVVCSAAGQPESLTWSGTSYLVCAEPVRWYERRQWWAEDTRAPLGSGPGVVDHEIWRIQVQPAPVASGSAGQGEPGGAEPLTLDLTRHIRSGRWRLLRIHDALRPKTA, encoded by the coding sequence GTGGGCATGTTCAGCGAGTCCGTTGACGTGGTGTGTTCCGCTGCCGGGCAGCCTGAATCCTTGACCTGGTCAGGAACGTCTTACCTCGTCTGTGCCGAACCCGTCCGCTGGTATGAACGCCGGCAATGGTGGGCGGAGGACACCCGGGCTCCGCTGGGAAGCGGGCCTGGCGTAGTGGACCACGAAATCTGGCGGATCCAGGTGCAGCCTGCCCCGGTGGCGTCCGGTTCCGCAGGGCAGGGAGAACCTGGCGGCGCGGAACCGCTCACCCTTGACCTGACCCGCCATATCCGCAGTGGCCGTTGGCGGCTGCTGCGGATCCATGACGCCCTTCGCCCTAAAACAGCATGA
- a CDS encoding VOC family protein: MEPRVDFISLGVRNVPESRAFYVDGLGWPVHREVAGEVLFIQVNHGLVLSLWDVHQMQAEAVTSPPAGVPSITLSHNVGSPGEVDRVMAEAAEAGAAIIAEPVTKPWGGYTGYFADPDGYRWEVAYNPTWGVDDAGRVTV, translated from the coding sequence ATGGAGCCCAGAGTCGACTTTATCTCCCTCGGAGTCCGCAATGTTCCGGAATCGCGCGCCTTCTACGTCGACGGCCTCGGCTGGCCGGTCCACCGGGAGGTTGCCGGCGAGGTGCTGTTCATCCAGGTGAACCACGGCCTGGTGCTCTCCCTCTGGGACGTACACCAGATGCAGGCCGAAGCGGTCACCAGCCCGCCCGCAGGCGTCCCCTCCATCACCCTCAGCCACAACGTGGGAAGCCCCGGGGAGGTGGACAGGGTCATGGCGGAGGCCGCGGAGGCGGGCGCTGCCATCATTGCCGAGCCGGTCACCAAGCCGTGGGGCGGCTACACGGGCTACTTCGCCGACCCCGACGGATACCGCTGGGAGGTGGCGTACAACCCCACCTGGGGAGTGGACGACGCCGGCCGCGTCACCGTCTGA
- the pgsA gene encoding phosphatidylinositol phosphate synthase: MLNRHARGFFTALFTPLARWLLKIGVSPDAVTILGTAGVAAGALVFYPLGQLFWGTLFITAFIFSDVLDGIMARMQGVKSRWGNFLDSTLDRIADGALFAGVSIWFFTGGNNMAIAVSALLCLVLGMVVSYARAKAESLGFTANVGVAERAERLVSVLVITGLTGLGLPPVVLLATLVLLAVASFITVVQRVLSVRRQALAEPSPAD, translated from the coding sequence ATGCTGAATAGGCACGCCCGCGGATTCTTCACCGCGCTGTTCACCCCGCTGGCCCGTTGGCTCCTGAAGATTGGTGTCTCCCCGGACGCGGTAACCATCCTCGGCACCGCAGGGGTTGCGGCCGGGGCCCTGGTTTTCTACCCGCTGGGCCAGCTCTTCTGGGGCACCCTTTTCATCACTGCCTTCATCTTTTCCGACGTCCTGGACGGCATCATGGCGCGGATGCAGGGCGTGAAGAGCCGCTGGGGGAACTTCCTCGACTCCACCCTGGACCGGATTGCCGACGGCGCCCTGTTCGCCGGGGTGTCCATCTGGTTCTTTACCGGTGGCAACAACATGGCCATCGCCGTATCAGCCCTGCTCTGCCTTGTCCTGGGCATGGTGGTCTCCTACGCCCGGGCCAAAGCGGAGTCCCTGGGCTTCACGGCGAACGTCGGGGTCGCAGAGCGGGCCGAACGCCTGGTCTCCGTCCTGGTCATCACAGGTCTCACCGGCCTCGGACTCCCGCCGGTGGTGCTCCTGGCCACCCTGGTCCTCCTGGCGGTTGCCAGCTTTATTACCGTTGTCCAGCGCGTCCTCTCTGTGCGTCGGCAGGCGCTGGCGGAACCGTCGCCGGCTGATTAA
- a CDS encoding mycoredoxin, producing MDFTPESGTITMFSTTWCGYCNRLKKQLDAQGIGYTEINIEEVDGTAELVEQLNGGNRTVPTVLFPDGSAATNPSAAEVKSRLAA from the coding sequence GTGGACTTCACTCCCGAATCCGGCACCATCACCATGTTTTCCACCACCTGGTGCGGCTACTGCAACCGGCTGAAGAAGCAGCTGGACGCGCAGGGCATCGGCTACACGGAAATCAACATCGAAGAGGTGGACGGCACTGCCGAACTCGTGGAGCAGCTGAACGGCGGCAACCGCACGGTTCCCACGGTGCTGTTCCCGGACGGTTCCGCGGCCACCAACCCGTCGGCCGCCGAGGTCAAGAGCCGCCTGGCTGCCTGA
- a CDS encoding HIT family protein yields the protein MQENTGAGYPGDAGVTDDFALAGVPDAFQRLWTPHRMAYIKGGQHQFKNENDCPFCVGPNRTDEEALIVYRGRTCYVVLNLFPYNPGHLLVCPYRHIPDYTDLTVEETAEFADLTQTAMRVLRKVSNPGGFNLGMNQGVVGGAGISAHLHQHIVPRWGGDGNFFPIIAQTKAITQTLDEVRRQVAEAWPGESDAE from the coding sequence GTGCAGGAGAACACAGGCGCAGGATATCCAGGCGATGCCGGCGTTACCGACGACTTTGCCCTCGCCGGTGTCCCCGACGCCTTCCAGCGCCTGTGGACTCCGCACCGCATGGCCTACATCAAGGGCGGGCAGCACCAGTTCAAGAACGAGAACGACTGCCCGTTCTGCGTGGGCCCGAACAGGACTGACGAAGAGGCGCTCATCGTCTACCGCGGCCGGACCTGCTACGTGGTGCTGAACCTGTTTCCCTACAACCCGGGGCATCTCCTGGTCTGCCCGTACCGGCACATCCCCGACTACACGGACCTCACAGTTGAAGAGACAGCAGAATTCGCTGACCTGACCCAGACCGCCATGCGGGTCCTGCGCAAGGTGTCCAACCCCGGCGGGTTCAACCTGGGGATGAACCAGGGGGTGGTGGGGGGAGCCGGCATCTCCGCACACCTGCACCAGCACATCGTTCCCCGTTGGGGCGGTGACGGTAACTTCTTCCCCATCATCGCCCAGACCAAGGCCATCACCCAGACCCTTGATGAGGTCCGGCGGCAGGTGGCTGAAGCCTGGCCCGGGGAGTCGGATGCTGAATAG
- a CDS encoding chorismate mutase, with product MMATIQGNDRDARADKEQLAAVRVAVDEVDEQIVTLIARRERLIRIAGTLKGDDAEVRAPGRVERIIEHVRSAAEKKDIDPDIVESTYRAMISAFIELELRIHNKNS from the coding sequence ATGATGGCGACAATTCAAGGAAACGATAGGGATGCCCGGGCCGACAAGGAACAGCTCGCTGCCGTTCGGGTTGCCGTTGACGAGGTGGATGAACAGATTGTCACCCTCATCGCCCGGCGCGAACGGCTGATCAGGATCGCAGGGACGCTCAAGGGCGACGACGCCGAGGTCCGTGCCCCGGGCAGGGTGGAGCGGATCATTGAGCACGTCCGGTCCGCTGCGGAGAAGAAGGACATAGATCCAGACATCGTCGAATCAACCTACCGGGCGATGATCTCCGCATTCATTGAACTTGAACTGCGGATCCACAACAAGAACAGCTGA
- the pdxS gene encoding pyridoxal 5'-phosphate synthase lyase subunit PdxS has translation MSTPDVSNEAGSSANSVTGSSRVKRGMAEMLKGGVIMDVVNVEQARIAEDAGAVAVMALERVPADIRAQGGVSRMSDPDMIDQIIDAVSIPVMAKARIGHFVEAQVLQSLGVDYIDESEVLTPADYINHIDKWNFKVPFVCGATNLGEALRRINEGAAMIRSKGEAGTGDVSNATGHMRKIRSEIARLSSLPEDELYVAAKELQAPYELVKEVAAAGKLPVVLFTAGGIATPADAAMMMQLGADGVFVGSGIFKSGNPAQRAAAVVKATTFFDDPDVIAKASRGLGEAMVGINVDEIPQPHRLAERGW, from the coding sequence GTGTCTACACCTGATGTAAGCAACGAGGCCGGTTCGTCCGCGAACAGCGTCACGGGCAGCAGCCGCGTGAAGCGCGGCATGGCCGAGATGCTCAAGGGCGGCGTCATCATGGACGTCGTCAACGTCGAACAGGCCCGCATCGCCGAAGACGCCGGTGCCGTGGCAGTCATGGCGCTGGAACGTGTTCCGGCCGATATCCGTGCCCAGGGCGGCGTGTCCCGCATGTCCGATCCCGACATGATCGACCAGATCATCGATGCGGTCTCCATCCCTGTCATGGCAAAGGCCCGCATCGGCCACTTCGTCGAAGCCCAGGTCCTGCAGTCCCTCGGCGTCGACTACATCGACGAGTCCGAGGTCCTCACCCCGGCCGACTACATCAACCACATCGACAAGTGGAACTTCAAGGTTCCCTTCGTCTGTGGTGCCACCAACCTCGGTGAGGCCCTGCGCCGCATCAACGAGGGCGCGGCCATGATCCGGTCCAAGGGCGAAGCAGGCACCGGTGACGTCTCCAACGCCACCGGTCACATGCGCAAGATCCGCTCCGAGATTGCCCGGCTTTCCTCACTGCCCGAGGACGAGCTCTACGTTGCGGCCAAGGAACTGCAGGCCCCGTACGAACTGGTCAAGGAAGTCGCCGCTGCCGGCAAGCTTCCCGTGGTGCTGTTCACCGCCGGCGGCATCGCCACCCCCGCTGACGCGGCCATGATGATGCAGCTCGGCGCCGACGGCGTCTTCGTCGGCTCGGGCATCTTTAAGTCCGGCAACCCGGCCCAGCGCGCCGCCGCCGTCGTGAAGGCCACCACCTTCTTCGACGACCCCGACGTCATCGCCAAGGCCTCCCGCGGCCTCGGCGAAGCCATGGTGGGCATCAACGTCGACGAGATCCCCCAGCCGCACCGGCTTGCTGAGCGCGGCTGGTAA